A genomic window from Gossypium hirsutum isolate 1008001.06 chromosome D10, Gossypium_hirsutum_v2.1, whole genome shotgun sequence includes:
- the LOC107915600 gene encoding ubiquitin-conjugating enzyme E2-17 kDa has translation MFHWQATLLDLRDNPYSGGVFEVDIHFPPQYPFEPPKVVFRTKIFHPNIDGNGSVGLDILKDRWSTNLTISQVLHSICSLLKNPNPDAPLVPKIAHMYKTNRSEYDTTTRSWTEKYAKG, from the exons ATGTTTCATTGGCAAGCAACTCTCTTGGATCTTCGAGACAATCCATATTCTGGTGGAGTGTTTGAAGTTGACATTCATTTCCCTCCCCAATATCCATTTGAACCACCCAAG GTTGTGTTCAGGACAAAGATCTTTCATCCTAATATTGATGGGAATGGTAGCGTTGGCCTTGATATTTTGAAGGATCGGTGGAGCACCAACCTCACCATTTCCCAA GTTTTGCACTCAATTTGCTCACTCTTAAAGAATCCAAATCCCGATGCCCCATTGGTGCCGAAGATTGCCCACATGTACAAGACCAATCGTAGCGAGTACGATACAACTACACGGAGCTGGACCGAGAAGTATGCTAAGGGTTAA